A window of Citrus sinensis cultivar Valencia sweet orange chromosome 7, DVS_A1.0, whole genome shotgun sequence contains these coding sequences:
- the LOC127898847 gene encoding uncharacterized protein LOC127898847, translated as MGLPQVGVRQENRSAGEQVNELRGRINDLNQEREREELRDPHRANELEQRMMQFQKTLEALEAKTEGKKVVGRLLLDDESPLVREVMVVTLPPKYVVPALVYEGKTDPNHHVEKFNEMTGIQGLNDFQRCHVFPLTIEGQAREWYRRLNKGSIGNFKELCALFAVRCRGSCIPEQDTSKLKKLVQREFESLRSFVTRYHKEVTDLGAFDHPDALEGLKKGLRINRLWNSLYSKGITTYAEAYDHVKLDMKTEDAEEEKRRMEMQTGGPMRKGDLRRRGDNFGYGSRMNTGRGREGGNNYGRNQRENRVRDYNRLPPPVDQRGLRSDNGVNLLEQSGRYTPLNTSRAEIYAAIKDKGLLTPPKQIVRGLGGSAHHKYCEFHKVTGHGTVDCIDLKEQIEWLVQNQYLKEYVDDQERGRRRGDIIDNVAMMIMGGPTLAGDSNRSRRNYSRYSLKSFEVNFNVPAPKKQRVQRVPIMFTDEDEEAVAHPHEDALIVKVVLAGQELN; from the exons ATGGGACTACCACAAGTTGGGGTACGACAAGAGAATAGAAGTGCAGGAGAACAAGTGAATGAGTTGAGAGGGAGAATCAATGACTTGAATCAAGAAAGGGAGAGAGAAGAGCTGAGAGACCCCCACCGGGCAAATGAGCTTGAGCAGCGAATGATGCAATTTCAAAAAACTTTAGAGGCATTAGAGGCAAAAACAGAGGGCAAGAAAGTGGTAGGAAGGTTGTTACTTGATGACGAGTCCCCATTGGTACGTGAAGTGATGGTGGTAACTTTGCCACCCAAGTATGTGGTTCCAGCCTTGGTGTATGAAGGCAAAACTGACCCGAATCATCACGTGGAGAAGTTTAATGAGATGACCGGGATCCAAGGcttgaatgattttcaaagGTGCCATGTTTTTCCTTTAACCATAGAAGGACAAGCACGAGAGTGGTACCGGAGATTAAATAAGGGAAGCATAGGAAATTTTAAGGAGTTATGTGCCCTTTTCGCTGTGCGTTGTAGGGGTTCATGCATACCAGAGCAAGATACGagcaaattgaaaaaattggtCCAAAGAGAATTTGAAAGTTTGAGGAGCTTTGTGACCAGGTATCATAAGGAGGTTACTGATCTAGGGGCCTTTGATCATCCAGATGCTCTGGAGGGATTAAAGAAGGGGTTGAGAATCAATCGATTGTGGAATAGCTTATATAGTAAGGGGATAACAACATATGCTGAGGCGTATGACCATGTAAAATTGGACATGAAAACTGAAGATGCAGAGGAAGAAAAGAGGAGAATGGAAATGCAGACAGGGGGTCCAATGAGAAAGGGAGACCTGAGAAGGAGAGGAGATAACTTTGGGTATGGCTCGAGGATGAACACGG GAAGGGGCCGAGAGGGAGGAAATAATTATGGGAGGAACCAGCGGGAGAACCGAGTAAGAGATTACAATAGGTTGCCACCGCCTGTAGACCAGAGAGGACTGAGATCTGACAATGGGGTGAATTTATTAGAACAGAGTGGAAGATACACACCACTGAACACAAGCAGAGCAGAAATATATGCTGCAATAAAAGACAAAGGGTTACTAACACCGCCAAAGCAAATTGTAAGGGGTTTGGGAGGAAGTGCTCACCACAAATATTGCGAGTTTCACAAGGTGACCGGACATGGAACTGTAGATTGCATTGACTTGAAGGAACAGATTGAATGGCTAGTGCAAAATCAATATCTAAAGGAGTACGTGGATGACCAAGAAAGAGGTAGGAGAAGAGGAGACATCATAGATAATGTAGCGATGATGATTATGGGAGGGCCGACCTTAGCAGGAGACTCAAACCGCTCAAGGAGAAATTATAGCAGATATTcattaaaaagttttgaggtaaattttaatgttcCGGCACCAAAGAAGCAGCGGGTTCAAAGGGTGCCGATCATGTTCACAGACGAGGACGAGGAAGCAGTCGCACATCCACATGAGGATGCGCTTATAGTGAAGGTTGTCTTGGCAGGGCAGGAATTGAACTGA
- the LOC127898848 gene encoding uncharacterized protein LOC127898848: MTVRPMSQHRFHVLGGGMKEGIVDIRERTCSYRVFQLDQLVCAHAIAAYLIVRVDSISLCSDYYSKDSLVMAYAEPAEPVGDITDWDIPEEIQEIRVNPPIEAPSPGHRPELRIPSIDEDVN; the protein is encoded by the coding sequence ATGACCGTTCGGCCGATGTCTCAACATCGATTTCATGTTTTGGGTGGTGGTATGAAGGAAGGGATAGTTGACATTCGTGAAAGAACTTGCTCCTATAGAGTATTCCAACTCGATCAGCTTGTTTGTGCACATGCAATTGCTGCTTATCTGATCGTCCGTGTGGATTCCATAAGTCTTTGCTCTGATTATTACTCTAAAGATTCATTGGTCATGGCATATGCAGAACCAGCAGAGCCGGTTGGGGACATAACAGATTGGGACATTCCAGAAGAAATCCAAGAAATCAGAGTTAACCCACCGATTGAAGCACCATCACCTGGTCATCGTCCAGAGTTAAGAATTCCTTCTATCGATGAGGATGTTAACTGA